From one Populus alba chromosome 17, ASM523922v2, whole genome shotgun sequence genomic stretch:
- the LOC118038135 gene encoding uncharacterized protein isoform X3 — protein sequence MTVLEAAVEVDDLTIRRFLRARDLDIGKASSMLLRYLKWRREFVPNGSVSLLETPNEVAQNKMFLQGSDKKGRPVTVILGAKHVQSKGGLEEFKRFVVYGFDKICSRMPPGQEKFVVIGDLEGWGYANSDIHGYLAGLSILQEYYPERLAKVLLVHAPYIFMAVWKIVYPFIDKNTRKKIVFVDNRKLKSTLLEEIDESQIPDIYGGKLPLIPIHQST from the exons ATGACAGTACTGGAAGCTGCAGTG GAAGTAGATGACCTGACGATTAGAAGATTTTTGCGTGCTCGTGATTTAGACATAGGAAAGGCTTCTTCCATGCTCCTCAGGTACCTGAAATGGAGAAGGGAATTTGTTCCAAATGGTTCAGTTTCTCTGTTGGAGACGCCAAATGAAGTTGCGCAGAACAAGATGTTTCTGCAAGGATCAGATAAGAAAGGACGACCTGTAACAGTTATCCTTGGAGCTAAGCATGTTCAGAGCAAAGGAGGTCTAGAAGAATTCAAGC GTTTTGTAGTCTATGGTTTTGACAAGATATGTTCAAG GATGCCACCAGGACAAGAGAAATTTGTTGTCATTGGAGACCTTGAGGGTTGGGGGTATGCAAACAGCGATATCCATGGATACCTTGCAGGTTTATCCATTTTGCAG GAATATTACCCAGAAAGGCTTGCAAAGGTACTCCTTGTGCATGCTCCCTACATTTTTATGGCAGTGTGGAAGATTGTTTATCCTTTTATAGACAAAAATACCAGGAAGAAG ATAGTATTTGTGGATAACAGGAAGCTGAAATCAACTCTCCTTGAAGAAATTGATGAGAGCCAGATCCCTGACATTTACGGGGGGAAACTTCCATTAATTCCTATCCATCAAAGCACGTGA
- the LOC118038135 gene encoding uncharacterized protein isoform X1, with the protein MSKAEERRLGSGLNSISMNCQEIMESKETTEDKETRREQQDNMKNNLMEQTKIPQVRAIVERQDPSSKEVDDLTIRRFLRARDLDIGKASSMLLRYLKWRREFVPNGSVSLLETPNEVAQNKMFLQGSDKKGRPVTVILGAKHVQSKGGLEEFKRFVVYGFDKICSRMPPGQEKFVVIGDLEGWGYANSDIHGYLAGLSILQEYYPERLAKVLLVHAPYIFMAVWKIVYPFIDKNTRKKIVFVDNRKLKSTLLEEIDESQIPDIYGGKLPLIPIHQST; encoded by the exons ATGAGTAAGGCAGAAGAGAGAAGGCTAGGTAGTGGATTGAACAGCATCTCCATGAACTGCCAAGAGATTATGGAGTCCAAGGAAACAACCGAGGATAAAGAAACTAGGAGGGAGCAACAAgataacatgaaaaacaatttgatgGAGCAAACTAAAATACCTCAAGTGAGAGCAATTGTTGAAAGACAGGATCCCTCTTCTAAG GAAGTAGATGACCTGACGATTAGAAGATTTTTGCGTGCTCGTGATTTAGACATAGGAAAGGCTTCTTCCATGCTCCTCAGGTACCTGAAATGGAGAAGGGAATTTGTTCCAAATGGTTCAGTTTCTCTGTTGGAGACGCCAAATGAAGTTGCGCAGAACAAGATGTTTCTGCAAGGATCAGATAAGAAAGGACGACCTGTAACAGTTATCCTTGGAGCTAAGCATGTTCAGAGCAAAGGAGGTCTAGAAGAATTCAAGC GTTTTGTAGTCTATGGTTTTGACAAGATATGTTCAAG GATGCCACCAGGACAAGAGAAATTTGTTGTCATTGGAGACCTTGAGGGTTGGGGGTATGCAAACAGCGATATCCATGGATACCTTGCAGGTTTATCCATTTTGCAG GAATATTACCCAGAAAGGCTTGCAAAGGTACTCCTTGTGCATGCTCCCTACATTTTTATGGCAGTGTGGAAGATTGTTTATCCTTTTATAGACAAAAATACCAGGAAGAAG ATAGTATTTGTGGATAACAGGAAGCTGAAATCAACTCTCCTTGAAGAAATTGATGAGAGCCAGATCCCTGACATTTACGGGGGGAAACTTCCATTAATTCCTATCCATCAAAGCACGTGA
- the LOC118038135 gene encoding uncharacterized protein isoform X2, producing MSKAEERRLGSGLNSISMNCQEIMESKETTEDKETRREQQDNMKNNLMEQTKIPQVRAIVERQDPSSKEVDDLTIRRFLRARDLDIGKASSMLLRYLKWRREFVPNGSVSLLETPNEVAQNKMFLQGSDKKGRPVTVILGAKHVQSKGGLEEFKRFVVYGFDKICSRMPPGQEKFVVIGDLEGWGYANSDIHGYLAGLSILQEYYPERLAKVLLVHAPYIFMAVWKIVYPFIDKNTRKKEAEINSP from the exons ATGAGTAAGGCAGAAGAGAGAAGGCTAGGTAGTGGATTGAACAGCATCTCCATGAACTGCCAAGAGATTATGGAGTCCAAGGAAACAACCGAGGATAAAGAAACTAGGAGGGAGCAACAAgataacatgaaaaacaatttgatgGAGCAAACTAAAATACCTCAAGTGAGAGCAATTGTTGAAAGACAGGATCCCTCTTCTAAG GAAGTAGATGACCTGACGATTAGAAGATTTTTGCGTGCTCGTGATTTAGACATAGGAAAGGCTTCTTCCATGCTCCTCAGGTACCTGAAATGGAGAAGGGAATTTGTTCCAAATGGTTCAGTTTCTCTGTTGGAGACGCCAAATGAAGTTGCGCAGAACAAGATGTTTCTGCAAGGATCAGATAAGAAAGGACGACCTGTAACAGTTATCCTTGGAGCTAAGCATGTTCAGAGCAAAGGAGGTCTAGAAGAATTCAAGC GTTTTGTAGTCTATGGTTTTGACAAGATATGTTCAAG GATGCCACCAGGACAAGAGAAATTTGTTGTCATTGGAGACCTTGAGGGTTGGGGGTATGCAAACAGCGATATCCATGGATACCTTGCAGGTTTATCCATTTTGCAG GAATATTACCCAGAAAGGCTTGCAAAGGTACTCCTTGTGCATGCTCCCTACATTTTTATGGCAGTGTGGAAGATTGTTTATCCTTTTATAGACAAAAATACCAGGAAGAAG GAAGCTGAAATCAACTCTCCTTGA